One segment of Gilliamella sp. ESL0441 DNA contains the following:
- a CDS encoding SPOR domain-containing protein translates to MRVDRDDRYISEKANKDSKTSLKLLNLVENFSKPKLIILGCAVVIFLISLYFVLFSSSNKNEPTPLTPPDVNGSLLSNTDNNINESIGSASNLSIGNTHATNSDSLTNNQATSVLSGNSIEQQTHTSKYNSKNEPNYSNETQTVKQKVNTQTKRTVGNTSNSKNINSIFNNDDYTIQLSASSSIENLKKLAERYNITDYQIYETKRDNNSWFVLVKGKYSSYDEAQKVIKSLPSALQKANPWVKSGAAINKEKIGK, encoded by the coding sequence ATGCGTGTAGATAGAGATGACCGTTACATATCAGAAAAAGCAAATAAAGACTCTAAAACTTCATTAAAATTACTAAATTTAGTTGAAAATTTTTCTAAACCAAAATTAATAATTCTTGGTTGTGCCGTCGTCATTTTTTTGATATCACTCTATTTTGTGCTATTTAGTTCTTCAAATAAAAATGAGCCAACGCCATTGACGCCTCCTGACGTCAATGGATCTTTATTATCGAATACTGATAACAATATTAATGAATCAATAGGTAGTGCTTCAAACCTTTCTATAGGTAACACGCATGCAACTAATTCCGATTCTTTAACCAATAATCAAGCTACATCTGTATTAAGTGGAAATTCAATTGAGCAACAAACACACACAAGTAAATATAATTCAAAAAATGAACCAAATTATTCTAATGAAACTCAAACGGTCAAACAGAAAGTAAATACTCAAACAAAAAGGACTGTTGGAAATACAAGTAACTCAAAAAATATTAATTCAATTTTCAACAATGATGACTATACCATTCAACTTAGTGCATCATCATCAATTGAAAATTTAAAAAAATTAGCTGAAAGATATAACATTACTGATTACCAAATTTATGAAACTAAACGCGATAATAATAGTTGGTTTGTTTTAGTAAAAGGTAAATATTCATCATATGATGAAGCACAAAAAGTTATCAAGTCTTTACCGAGTGCACTACAAAAAGCTAATCCATGGGTCAAATCTGGCGCAGCAATAAATAAAGAGAAAATTGGAAAGTAA
- a CDS encoding Dam family site-specific DNA-(adenine-N6)-methyltransferase, whose product MKKQRAFLKWAGGKYELVDTIRQYLPEGDQLIEPFVGAGSVFLNTNYKSYLLADINNDLIQLFNLLKTKPNEFINDLKTLFKPQNNQPEAFYQLREVFNYSKDQYLRSLLFIYLNRHCYNGLCRYNNSGYFNVPFGRYKTIYFPEKELNFFAQKAQNAEFICAPYQQVMKKAKQNSVIYCDPPYLSPNESAGFTAYYSNNFGYEEHKKLSKLAEKIAYKNNIPVLVSNHDTDYTRTLYSKARHLYRAEMRRSISCDGEGRKKIDEILALYKKY is encoded by the coding sequence TTGAAAAAACAACGAGCCTTTTTAAAATGGGCTGGAGGAAAATATGAACTTGTGGACACCATTAGGCAGTATCTACCAGAGGGAGATCAACTGATTGAACCTTTTGTTGGTGCAGGTTCCGTCTTCTTAAATACCAATTATAAAAGCTACCTTTTAGCTGATATTAACAATGATTTAATTCAATTATTCAATTTATTAAAAACGAAACCGAATGAGTTTATTAATGATTTAAAAACATTGTTCAAACCTCAGAATAATCAGCCTGAGGCATTTTATCAATTAAGAGAGGTATTTAATTATAGTAAAGATCAATATTTACGATCTTTATTATTTATTTATTTGAATCGCCACTGTTATAACGGTTTATGCCGTTATAACAATAGTGGGTATTTTAATGTACCATTTGGTCGCTATAAAACAATCTATTTTCCAGAAAAAGAACTTAACTTTTTTGCACAAAAAGCACAAAATGCGGAATTTATATGTGCACCCTATCAACAGGTTATGAAAAAAGCAAAGCAAAATTCTGTGATATACTGTGATCCACCCTATTTATCACCAAATGAATCGGCCGGATTTACGGCTTATTATTCAAATAATTTTGGCTATGAAGAACATAAAAAACTCTCTAAATTAGCCGAAAAAATAGCTTATAAAAATAATATTCCAGTACTGGTATCCAATCATGACACGGATTATACAAGAACGTTATACAGTAAAGCTCGCCACCTTTATCGAGCTGAAATGCGACGCTCAATTAGCTGTGATGGTGAAGGTCGAAAAAAAATTGACGAAATATTAGCGTTATACAAAAAATATTAA
- the rpe gene encoding ribulose-phosphate 3-epimerase: MKEFIIAPSILSANFACLGEETQKVIDAGADVIHFDVMDNHFVPNLTMGAMFCQALRDYGINAPIDVHLMASPVEELIVSFAKAGASNISIHPEATIHLDRTLQLIKDHGCTAGLVFNPATPLDHLDYVMDKIDIVLLMGVNPGFGGQSFIPSTLKKLQQVKQRIIESGQKIRLEIDGGVKVENIAEIAKAGADMFVAGSAIFGQPDYKTVIDAMRKELAGVKHA; encoded by the coding sequence ATGAAAGAGTTTATTATTGCACCATCAATACTTTCAGCAAATTTTGCTTGTTTAGGTGAAGAAACACAAAAAGTGATTGATGCAGGAGCTGATGTAATCCATTTTGATGTCATGGATAATCATTTTGTACCTAATCTGACAATGGGAGCGATGTTTTGCCAAGCGCTACGTGACTACGGCATAAACGCCCCAATCGATGTCCATTTAATGGCATCACCTGTCGAAGAACTTATTGTCTCTTTTGCAAAAGCTGGTGCTAGCAATATCTCTATTCATCCCGAAGCAACGATTCATCTTGACCGAACGTTGCAACTTATCAAAGATCATGGTTGTACCGCTGGTTTAGTTTTTAATCCGGCGACTCCGTTAGATCATTTAGATTATGTAATGGATAAAATTGATATTGTTTTATTAATGGGGGTTAACCCCGGTTTTGGTGGGCAATCATTTATCCCATCAACATTAAAAAAATTACAACAAGTTAAACAACGCATTATTGAATCAGGGCAAAAAATCAGACTTGAAATTGATGGCGGTGTCAAAGTTGAAAATATTGCAGAAATAGCCAAAGCTGGCGCTGATATGTTTGTTGCAGGATCTGCTATTTTTGGACAACCTGATTATAAAACAGTTATTGATGCTATGCGAAAAGAATTAGCAGGAGTTAAACATGCCTAA
- a CDS encoding phosphoglycolate phosphatase has product MPKLDDIQAIAFDLDGTLVDSVPGLALAIQQMLADLQLPTVSKDQVKNWVGNGIDVMLERTFKAIDITPTAELFSHAKNCFNQHYDKVIDAETKLFPHVKETLKTLYDNHYPLALVTNKPAQFLPALLASLGIKEYFKLVLGGGDVIKLKPHPAPLYQVMATFGLFNDQLLFVGDSKNDITAAKNANCPTVALTYGYNYGVSIATSDPDFLFDDFKDILTLLPLPKAEAKK; this is encoded by the coding sequence ATGCCTAAACTGGATGACATTCAAGCGATAGCATTCGATCTGGACGGCACACTCGTTGATAGTGTACCCGGACTTGCATTAGCTATTCAGCAAATGCTTGCTGATTTACAATTACCCACAGTTAGCAAAGATCAAGTTAAAAATTGGGTAGGTAATGGTATCGATGTTATGTTAGAACGTACATTTAAAGCAATCGATATTACCCCAACAGCAGAATTGTTTAGCCATGCTAAAAATTGCTTTAATCAGCACTACGATAAAGTTATCGATGCAGAAACAAAACTCTTTCCACATGTTAAAGAGACCTTAAAAACACTTTATGATAACCATTATCCATTAGCACTTGTTACCAATAAACCTGCACAATTTTTACCTGCTTTATTAGCATCATTAGGCATTAAAGAATATTTCAAACTGGTGCTAGGTGGAGGTGATGTTATCAAGTTAAAACCTCATCCAGCTCCACTTTATCAAGTTATGGCAACGTTTGGGCTTTTTAACGATCAATTACTCTTTGTCGGTGACTCTAAAAATGATATCACAGCAGCAAAGAATGCTAACTGCCCTACTGTTGCGTTAACTTATGGTTACAACTACGGTGTATCAATAGCGACTAGTGATCCGGATTTTTTATTTGACGATTTCAAAGATATATTAACCTTGTTACCACTGCCCAAAGCTGAGGCAAAAAAATAA
- the trpS gene encoding tryptophan--tRNA ligase, translated as MSKPIVFSGAQPSGELTLGNYLGALKNWVALQAEYDCVYCIVNQHAITVRQDPQKLRKATLDTMALYLACGIDPKKSTIFVQSHVPAHAELGWALNCYTYFGELSRMTQFKDKSSRHAENINAGLFDYPVLMAADILLYQANLVPVGDDQKQHLELSRDIAMRFNALYGDIFTVPEPFIPKVGARVMSLQDPTKKMSKSDENRNNVIGLLENPKDIEKKIKRAMTDSDEPPVVRYDLKNKAGVSNLLDILTGVTGKPVTELEKEFEGKMYGHLKTEVATQVIDMISQLQTQYHQYRDDEDYLFSIMKEGAEKARAKADITLKKVYDAIGFV; from the coding sequence ATGAGTAAACCGATTGTATTTAGTGGCGCTCAGCCATCAGGAGAACTAACACTTGGCAACTACTTGGGTGCTTTAAAAAATTGGGTTGCTTTACAAGCGGAATATGATTGCGTTTATTGTATTGTTAACCAACATGCCATTACGGTACGACAAGATCCTCAAAAACTACGTAAAGCGACCCTTGATACCATGGCGCTTTACTTAGCATGTGGTATTGATCCGAAAAAAAGCACTATATTTGTACAATCTCATGTACCAGCTCATGCTGAATTAGGTTGGGCATTGAACTGTTATACTTATTTTGGTGAACTCAGTCGCATGACACAATTTAAGGATAAATCATCACGACATGCTGAAAACATTAATGCAGGGCTTTTTGATTATCCTGTTTTGATGGCAGCCGATATTTTATTATATCAAGCTAATTTAGTCCCTGTTGGTGACGATCAAAAACAACATCTCGAATTATCCCGTGATATTGCAATGCGCTTTAATGCCCTGTATGGTGATATTTTTACTGTTCCTGAACCCTTTATCCCTAAAGTTGGTGCAAGAGTAATGTCATTACAAGATCCAACGAAAAAAATGTCCAAATCCGATGAAAATCGAAACAATGTAATTGGATTACTTGAAAATCCTAAAGATATTGAGAAAAAAATCAAACGTGCAATGACCGATTCTGATGAACCACCTGTTGTACGTTATGATTTAAAAAATAAAGCAGGTGTATCAAACTTACTAGATATATTAACTGGCGTAACAGGAAAACCCGTCACCGAACTTGAAAAAGAGTTTGAAGGTAAAATGTATGGACATCTTAAAACGGAAGTGGCGACACAAGTGATTGATATGATAAGTCAATTACAAACACAATATCACCAATATCGTGATGATGAAGATTATCTCTTTTCAATCATGAAAGAAGGCGCTGAAAAAGCTCGAGCTAAAGCGGATATCACATTGAAAAAGGTCTATGACGCTATCGGTTTTGTATAG
- the trkA gene encoding Trk system potassium transporter TrkA has protein sequence MKIIILGAGQTGSALAEYLVTEKQNDVTVVDEDHDKLQSLQERFDLQVICGKSSYPQVLESAGAESADMLVAVTNSDEINMMACQIGHVMFNIPQKVARIRAPEYNDERYPFFNKECINIDHIIAPENLITNHISHLVQYPGALQFASFNDTRVCLVAVMAYYGGALVGSELSELKEHLPHVEARVVAIYRKNRFIRPLGSTLIEAGDMVYFITPPTNIKAVTSELQRLEKPYKRIIISGGGGIALALAKRLENDYQVKLIERNAERAELIAEQLLNTTVLHGESSDQELLSQEQIELTDLFIAVTGDDESNIMSSMLAKRMGAKKVIVLIQKQAYLELINDSVIDIAISPQHATISELLSHVRQTGIVKVVSLRQGESEIVEIVAHGDKENSKLVGKNINGLKLPSGATIGAVVRDEDVIIINTDLTIEENDHLIIFLPDRRAITDIEKLLQ, from the coding sequence ATGAAGATTATCATTCTTGGGGCAGGACAAACAGGCAGTGCGCTTGCAGAATATCTTGTTACTGAAAAACAGAACGATGTCACTGTTGTCGATGAAGATCATGATAAATTGCAATCTTTGCAAGAACGCTTTGATTTACAAGTCATTTGTGGAAAATCATCTTATCCACAAGTTCTTGAAAGTGCCGGTGCTGAATCTGCTGATATGCTTGTTGCTGTTACCAATTCTGACGAAATCAACATGATGGCGTGTCAAATTGGGCATGTCATGTTTAATATTCCGCAAAAAGTGGCGCGTATCCGTGCACCGGAATACAATGATGAAAGATACCCTTTTTTCAACAAAGAGTGCATCAATATCGACCATATCATTGCACCAGAAAACCTTATTACTAACCACATCAGTCACTTAGTTCAATATCCAGGCGCATTACAATTTGCCTCATTCAACGATACCCGTGTATGTCTAGTCGCTGTTATGGCGTATTATGGTGGCGCGCTAGTTGGCAGTGAGCTATCAGAGCTTAAAGAACATCTTCCGCATGTTGAAGCCAGAGTCGTTGCTATCTACCGTAAAAATCGCTTTATTCGTCCTCTAGGTTCTACCTTGATTGAAGCTGGCGATATGGTTTATTTTATTACTCCGCCAACCAATATCAAAGCCGTGACCAGTGAGCTACAACGTTTAGAAAAACCTTATAAACGAATTATCATTAGTGGTGGTGGCGGCATTGCGCTTGCACTGGCTAAGCGTTTAGAAAATGATTATCAAGTCAAACTAATTGAACGCAATGCCGAACGGGCAGAACTCATTGCTGAACAGTTACTTAATACCACGGTATTACATGGCGAATCATCAGACCAAGAATTGCTATCCCAAGAACAGATTGAACTTACCGATCTTTTTATTGCGGTAACGGGTGATGATGAGTCAAATATTATGTCATCGATGCTAGCAAAAAGAATGGGCGCTAAAAAAGTCATCGTTTTAATCCAAAAACAAGCTTACTTAGAACTCATTAATGATAGTGTGATTGATATTGCTATTTCACCTCAACACGCCACTATTTCTGAACTTTTAAGTCATGTCAGACAAACAGGCATCGTCAAAGTTGTATCACTACGACAAGGCGAATCTGAAATTGTGGAAATCGTTGCGCATGGCGATAAAGAAAATTCAAAACTGGTCGGAAAAAACATCAATGGATTAAAGCTACCGTCTGGGGCAACAATCGGCGCAGTTGTACGTGATGAAGATGTTATTATTATCAACACGGATTTAACGATTGAAGAGAATGATCACCTAATTATTTTCTTGCCGGATAGAAGAGCGATTACCGATATCGAAAAATTGTTACAATAA
- the thiM gene encoding hydroxyethylthiazole kinase: MSVTTSLQITQVTPFINLVKTQRPLVHCITNDVVQNFTANVLLAIGASPAMIIAEQEVAEFVKIANSLLINIGTINPNTAKSMLLAASQAQQSQTPWVLDPVAVGSALAYRTEIAHQLLSFKPTVIRGNASEILALSGQLASSKGPDSQDSTKSALQYAKQLAQDYQTIIAMTGDIDYITDGHTTYAIAGGDIALTKITGTGCSLSAMVAAFIVNSTDPLLATAAACYMMKKAGEKANKQLGLGSFAVSLLDQLSLFYSSY, encoded by the coding sequence ATGTCAGTAACCACATCGCTTCAAATCACTCAAGTTACACCTTTTATTAATCTTGTCAAAACGCAACGACCATTAGTTCATTGTATAACAAATGATGTCGTACAAAATTTTACTGCTAATGTTCTACTTGCTATTGGTGCTTCACCAGCAATGATTATTGCTGAACAAGAAGTGGCTGAATTTGTTAAAATTGCTAATAGTTTACTGATTAACATCGGTACAATTAATCCCAATACCGCCAAAAGTATGCTACTTGCAGCAAGCCAAGCTCAACAAAGCCAAACCCCATGGGTACTTGATCCTGTTGCCGTTGGTTCGGCACTTGCTTATCGTACCGAAATTGCGCATCAATTATTATCATTTAAACCCACCGTTATTCGTGGCAATGCTTCGGAAATCTTAGCGCTTAGCGGTCAACTTGCATCATCAAAAGGCCCGGACAGTCAAGACTCGACAAAATCCGCTTTACAATATGCAAAACAATTGGCACAAGATTACCAGACTATCATCGCAATGACTGGTGACATTGATTATATTACTGATGGTCATACGACTTACGCTATAGCAGGCGGTGATATTGCTTTAACCAAAATTACCGGAACAGGCTGTTCCTTATCTGCTATGGTTGCAGCGTTTATTGTAAATTCAACCGATCCACTTTTAGCCACAGCAGCCGCTTGCTATATGATGAAAAAAGCTGGAGAAAAGGCAAATAAACAGCTTGGATTAGGCAGTTTTGCCGTATCGTTATTAGATCAATTATCACTATTTTATTCATCATACTAA
- the thiE gene encoding thiamine phosphate synthase, whose product MQKELDLTLYLVLDPTLCGGISGMVDTTKKAVANGVTAVQLRSEQELTGKDWYKAALALKEVLSQTSVPLLINDHVDIALAVDADGVHVGQNDLPIDVARRLIGKNKWLGLSVSNQQQLETVPWQNVDYIGIGPIYPTSTKKDASPAIGVERLTQLVKTKHCPAVAIGGIDVTKVTEIIQTGIEGVAVVSAICGQSNIEQATTLLINKIHQAR is encoded by the coding sequence ATGCAGAAAGAGTTGGATCTTACTCTCTATTTAGTGCTCGATCCGACACTATGTGGGGGAATCAGTGGCATGGTCGACACCACCAAAAAAGCCGTTGCCAACGGTGTAACCGCCGTACAATTACGATCAGAACAAGAATTGACAGGCAAAGATTGGTATAAAGCTGCTTTAGCCTTAAAAGAAGTGCTCAGTCAAACATCAGTACCCCTATTGATTAATGATCATGTTGATATTGCTTTAGCTGTCGATGCAGATGGTGTGCACGTTGGTCAAAATGATTTACCCATTGATGTGGCTCGACGATTGATCGGTAAAAATAAATGGTTAGGGCTATCTGTTTCGAATCAGCAACAACTTGAAACCGTTCCTTGGCAAAACGTCGATTATATTGGAATTGGTCCTATCTATCCGACTTCAACCAAAAAAGATGCATCACCGGCAATAGGTGTAGAGAGGTTAACTCAATTAGTCAAAACCAAACATTGCCCTGCTGTTGCCATTGGTGGTATCGACGTAACAAAAGTTACAGAAATAATACAAACAGGAATTGAAGGCGTTGCAGTCGTATCGGCTATTTGTGGTCAATCCAATATTGAACAAGCAACCACCTTACTAATCAATAAAATACATCAAGCTAGATAG
- the thiD gene encoding bifunctional hydroxymethylpyrimidine kinase/phosphomethylpyrimidine kinase, whose product MMTITALTIAGSDPSGGAGIQADLKTFSALGAYGMSVITALTAQSTQGVDAVFGIPPEFIEAEFNTLYQDIHIDSVKIGMLMNKEIVTTVYQLLKNHPIPSIVLDTVMIAKGGHALLKPDAITAIREQLLPLATIITPNLPEAAALLDCDEAKNEDEMLKQGQDLLKLGCKAVLMKGGHLASQESPDYLITSDQTIRMTSQRIQTKNTHGTGCTLSAAISALLPKNSLEHAVKHAKEYLHGAIRHADDLNIGKGIGPTHHFYRWW is encoded by the coding sequence ATCATGACAATTACAGCCCTAACTATTGCTGGTTCAGATCCCAGTGGGGGAGCTGGCATCCAAGCCGATCTCAAAACGTTTTCGGCACTCGGTGCGTATGGCATGTCTGTCATTACCGCATTAACAGCGCAAAGCACCCAAGGTGTTGATGCGGTATTTGGAATTCCACCCGAATTTATCGAAGCAGAATTTAACACCTTATATCAAGATATTCACATTGATAGTGTGAAAATTGGTATGCTAATGAATAAAGAAATTGTCACAACTGTCTATCAGTTATTAAAAAATCATCCTATACCATCGATTGTACTTGATACCGTTATGATCGCTAAAGGGGGACATGCACTTTTAAAACCCGATGCCATCACCGCCATTCGAGAACAATTATTGCCACTGGCAACAATTATTACACCTAACTTACCCGAAGCCGCAGCGCTTTTAGATTGTGATGAAGCGAAAAATGAAGATGAGATGCTAAAACAAGGACAAGATTTACTTAAACTAGGTTGTAAAGCAGTTTTAATGAAGGGCGGGCACTTAGCCAGTCAAGAAAGTCCCGATTATTTAATCACCTCAGACCAAACAATCAGAATGACATCGCAAAGAATTCAAACGAAAAATACGCACGGTACAGGTTGTACATTATCAGCAGCTATTTCAGCTCTACTGCCTAAAAACAGCTTAGAACACGCTGTTAAACATGCGAAAGAATATCTTCATGGCGCCATTCGTCATGCTGATGATTTAAACATTGGTAAAGGAATTGGGCCAACACACCACTTTTATCGTTGGTGGTGA